A region from the Acinonyx jubatus isolate Ajub_Pintada_27869175 chromosome C2, VMU_Ajub_asm_v1.0, whole genome shotgun sequence genome encodes:
- the LOC113597904 gene encoding LOW QUALITY PROTEIN: uncharacterized protein LOC113597904 (The sequence of the model RefSeq protein was modified relative to this genomic sequence to represent the inferred CDS: inserted 2 bases in 2 codons; substituted 7 bases at 7 genomic stop codons): protein MGQTQTTPLTIMIDHFKDVSQRANNLSVEVRKGQWQVFCSSEWPAFNVGWPPEGTFDXPSIHRVRGIISRPKMGHPDRLPYMITWQDLVEGPPSXLKPFLAPRPPEPKPILAWGTEKELIFPPPYNPPRVPEKHHPPPPGEADAVPRAGGGNAPVGRPPFTRQRAQREQSASAADSTILPLRATGLPDAEGNQPHHYWPFATSDLYNWKAQNPKFSEKPAGLIDFLDSVLFTHQPTWDNCQQLLQVLFTTEERERILNGARKLVLGADGNPTTNQAQIDASFPLTRTQWDFNTAEGKERLRVYRQTLMGGLRMAARKPTNLAKVGNVQQGKDESPAAFLERIMEAFCTYTPMDPDAPESKAAVIMAFVNQSAIDIRKKLQKIDRLGEKSLQDLLVVAEKVYNNREPPEDKQARAMAAASSKQTRDLARILLATTADSPEEXDRRGGKQRLQKDQCAHCKEIGHWARECPKKAGRKGSKTDRVKVLELDELSDXGSRGSDPLPEPRVTLKVEGTPVDFLVDTGAQHSVLCTPQGKLANKKSWVQGVTGMSQYSWTTXRTVDLGMGRVSHSFMIIPECPYPLLGRDLLTKIGAQITFRQGRPQVTDAKGHPIQVLTIKLEDEYRLHQEVLPREDNIDRWLQEFPSVWAEMGGIGLATHRTPVLVELKPGEGLVRIKQYPMSQEAWKGIQSHIWRLRSLGVLVPCQSAWNTPLLLVKKPHTNDYXPVQDLREVNKRXTDIHPTVPNPYTLLSSLAPSRVWYTVLDLKDAFFSLPLAPQSQPLFTFEWHDPEEGYSRQLTWTRLPQGFKNLPTIFDEALHKDLGEYRREHPGLTLLQYVDDILIAADTAKDCERGTQDLLATFGALGYRASAKKAQICRKRVSYLGYILDGRQQWLSDARKETVLKIPTPTTXMEVREFLGSAGYCHLWVPGFAEIARPLYEATKEGKTFKWTEKEETAFNQFKKALLSAPALGLPDITRPFHLFVDEHKGIAKGVLTQALGPWNRLVAYLPKKLDPVAAGWPRCLRIIAATALLVKDADTLTLGQELWITTPHAIEGVPKRPPDRWLSNTRATHYQSLLLNPPRVRFHPFAALNPATLLPDPDLGAPLHDCGGILEQVHGFQTDLTDRPLPDAEATWFTDGSSFVQDAHRYAGAAVVTKTDTVWAEALPSRTSAQRAELIALTKALTLGAGKRLNIYTDSRYAFATAHIHRAIYQGRGLLTAEGQTIKNKQEILDLLTALWLPAKLAIIHCQGHQKTDNPVARGNXKADQAAKAVALTSVPTMTIQLPDPGDPVLPDQPKYSQEELQRIKKLPMAQEIKGWWYTPNKELVLPDRLGVSILEHMHRSTHMGARKLKDLIRHARIKIHQQDTKIEQVVSACKTNARATSNKRTRLRGTRPGAQWEVDFTEVRPGKYGYKYLLVFKDTFSGWVEAYPTKHETAQTVAKKLLEDILPRYGFPAMVGSDNGPAFILQVMQAVAKAMGANWKLHCTYRPQSTGQVERMNRTLKETLTKLTMETGGDQVTLLPYALYRVRNTPYTLGFTPYKIMFGRPPPVIPNLRAELIAEFKDQELFLSLSGLQRAHEDLWPRLRAIYEAGPTPTPHQYRPGDWVYIKRHHRETLEPRWKGPYIVMLTTPTALKVDSIATWVHHTHVRPADPS from the exons atgggacagactcagactacccCTCTAAccattatgattgatcactttaaggatgtcagccaaagagctaacaacctcagtgtggaagtccgaaagggtcAGTGGCAggttttttgttctagcgagtggccggctttcaatgtcggatggccgCCAGAGGGAACCTTCG CTCCCAGCATCCACCGAGTCAGGGGTATCATCTCTCGGCCTAAGATGGGCCATCCTGATCGGCTCCCTTACAtgatcacttggcaggaccttgtagaaggcCCACCCTCTTGActtaagcccttcctagcccCACGCCCTCCGGaaccaaaacccattcttgctt GGGGAactgaaaaagaattaatttttcctcccccgtataaccccccTAGGGTGCCAGAaaaacaccatcctccccctccgggggaggcagatGCTGTTCCCagagcgggaggcggaaacgctccagtGGGAAggccgccctttaccagacaaagggctcagagggagcaatccgcctccgccgctgactccactattctgcccctgcgagccaccggactcccagacgcggaggggaatcagccccatcactattggcctttcgccactagtgacctctacaattggaaagctcagaatcctaagttttccgagaaaccggcagggcttattgattttttagactctgttctttttacccatcagcccacgtgggacaattgccagcagcttttgcaggtcctgttcacgactgaggaaagagaaagaatcctcaatggggcccgaaaactagttctgggcgcagacgggaatcccaccaccaaccaggctcagatagatgcctccttccccttaactcggacccagtgggatttcaacacggcagaaggtaaggagaggctccgggtctaccgccagactctaatggggggtctccgaatggctgctagaaagccaaccaatttggccaaggtaggaaatgtacaacagggaaaagatgaatcaccagctgcctttttagaacggatcatggaggcattctgtacctatacccccatggatccagatgctccggaaagcaaggcagctgttatcatggcctttgtaaaccaatcagccatagacattaggaaaaaattacagaaaatagataggctaggagaaaaaagtctgcaggacttactggtggtagccgaaaaggtatataataaccgggagcctcctgaggacaagcaggctcgcgccatggcggctgccagcagtaagcagactcgagacctggccagaatactactagctaccactgctgattCCCCCGAGGAATGAGACCGCC ggggggggaagcagaggctgcagaaagaTCAGTGTGCacactgcaaggagatagggcattgggcccgagagtGTCCGAAAAAGGCCggcaggaagggaagcaagactgatcgagtaaaagtcttAGAGCTAGATGAACTgagtgattaggggagtcgggGTTCAGACCCTCTCCCCGagcccagggtaactcttaaagtggaggggacccctgttGACTTCCTCGTCGACACTGGAGCACAACATTCAGTCCTCTGCACCCCACAAGGAAAGCTAGCCaacaagaagtcctgggtacaaggggtaactggtatgagccagtattcatggactacctgAAGAACGGTAGATTTGGGGatgggccgggtatcccactcctttatgatAATACCGgaatgcccctacccgctgttaggacgggacttactgaccaagattggagctcagataactttcagacaagggaggcctcaggtcaccgatgccaagggccaccccatccaggtcctgaccataaAACTAGAGGATGAATACCGCCTCCACCAGGAGGTGCTCCCGAGAGaagataatatagacagatggctacaagaattcccctcggtttgggcagagatgggggggatAGGACTAGCcactcacaggaccccagtcctggtagagctcaagccaggagaaggtctggtaaggatcaaacaataccccatgtctcaggaggcctggaaggggatccaGTCACACATctggagactacgaagcctaggggtactagttccttgccagtctgcctggaacacccccctgCTGctggtcaaaaagcctcacacaaatgactattgaccggtacaagacctccgggaagtaaataaga tcacggacatacacccaactgttcccaacccatatactctcttgagctccttggcgccctccagggtctggtatactgtactagatttaaaggacgccttcttcagtctgccgctggcaccccaaAGCCAACCCTTGTTCaccttcgagtggcatgatccggaaGAGGGCTACAGCAgacaactcacctggacacggctgcCTCAGGGGTTCAAAAATTTgcccaccatcttcgacgaggcactacacaaggacctgggtgagtacagaagggagcaccctggcctcacccttctacagtatgtagatgacatcctgattgctgccGACACGGCCAAGGACTGCGagcgagggacccaggacctACTGGCTACCTTTGGGGCCTTGGGGTACCGGGCATCCGCAaagaaggctcagatatgcaggaagagggtaagttacctgggatacATCCTGGACGGCAGACAGCAGTggttatcagatgccagaaaagaaactgtcctaaagatccctactcccacTACCTGAATGGAAGTAAGGGAATTCCTAGGATCGGCTGGCTACTGCCACCTCTGGGTTCCGGGTTTTGCTGAGATCGCCAGGCCTctatatgaagctaccaaagaggggaaaacatttaaatggactgaaaaagaagaaactgcctttaatcagtttaaaaaggccctcctaagtgccccagccctgggcctaccagacattacgaggcccttccacctctttgtagacgaacacaagggaatagcaaaaggggttctaactcaagccttaggcccCTGGAACCGCCTGGTGGCTTACCTGCCCAAGAAGCTAGACCCAGTGGCTGCCGGCTGGCCGCGatgcctaagaattattgcggcgacagcactcctagtcaaggaCGCAGACACACTGACCCTAGGACAGGAGCTCTGGATCACGACCCCACATGCCATTGAAGGGGTCCCGAAACGGCCTCCTGACAGATGGCTGAGCAACACACGTGCGACTCattaccagagcctcctactcaaccctccacgGGTCCGGTTCCACCCCTTTGCGGCCCTCAATCCTGCCACCCTGCTGCCCgaccctgacctaggtgctccCCTACATGACTGTGGGGGGATCCTGGAGCAAGTACATGGATTCCAGACGGATCTGACTGACCGGCCCCTCCCCGATGCCGaggctacttggttcactgatggcagcagctttgtgcAGGATGCACACAGGTATGCGGGTGCAGCGGTGGTCACCAAAACAGACACTGTATGGGCAGAGGCTCTACCCTCCAGAACGTCAGCCCAGCGAGCAGAGCTCATCGCCCTTACCAAGGCACTAACTCTGGGAGCTGGAAAACGGCTTAACATCTACACAGACAGCCGTTATGCATTTGCCACAGCTCATATTCATAGGGCAATTTATCAGGGGAGGGGGTTACTGACGGCAGAAGGAcagactataaaaaataagcaggagatacTTGACCTGCTTACAgccttatggcttcctgccaagctggccattatccactgccaagggcaccaGAAAACTGATAACCCAGTAGCTAGAGGTAATTGAAAGgctgaccaggcagccaaggcagtagcccttacttcagtccccaccatgaccatacaACTACCGGACCCaggagacccagttttaccagaccagcccaaatactcccaggaggagttacagcggatcaagaaactccccatggcccaggagataaagggatggtggtatacacctaacaaggagCTCGTGCTGCCAGACCGGCTCGGAGTCTCAATATTAGAACACATGCATCGGTCTACTCACATGGGGGcccgaaaattaaaagacttaatccgacatgccagaatcaagattcaccaacaggacaccaaaatagagcaagttgtatctgcctgcaagaccAACGCGAGGGCCACATCAAATAAaagaaccaggctcagaggcaccagaccgggagcccaatgggaagtcgacttcactgaagtcagaccaggaaagtatggttataaatatcttttagtatttaaagacaccttctctggctgggtggaggcatacccaaccaagcatgaaacagctcagacggtggctaagaagctactagaagacatcttacccaggtatggttttcctgccatggtaggatcagacaatggaccagcttttatcttgCAGGTAAtgcaggcagtagccaaggctatgggggcaaactggaaattacattgtacttataggccccagagcacaggacaggtagaaagaatgaatagaaccctaaaagagacccttaccaaattaaccatggagactggcggggaccaggtgactctcctaccgtacgccctttaccgggttagaaacactccttacactctgggttttactccctacaagattatgtttggcaggccaccccctgttattcccaaccttcgagctgaacttattgctgagtttaaagatcaagaactttttctttccttgagcgggctccagagggcgcacgaggacctttggccgcgcctccgtgccatctatgAGGCTGGCCCGActccgacacctcatcagtacaggccaggagactgggtctacatcaagaggcaccaccgagagaccctcgagccgcgctggaagggaccctacatcgtgatgctgacaacccccaccgctctcaaagtAGACAGCAttgcgacctgggtccatcacacccacgttcggccagcggacccctcctag